The Pungitius pungitius chromosome 10, fPunPun2.1, whole genome shotgun sequence genome has a window encoding:
- the zmym2 gene encoding zinc finger MYM-type protein 2 isoform X2: MEGESEPNPAAAEEAAGERVEPMDATPSPERPAAAPSREAVSMATKQEGEEVVDEAPKEVGGEDDDDDVVLLGEEEDPQPSAATPTRDAPAPDRLEPAETAEVSTPGSPISFSLSSPAPPPPTAEAEPIVIDDEEEDSEQRSAPASPPPRPGGAFESRSPGALSSPEAESEIRIASVTTLGAGGRGHAAAESTPAQLRDAQDDMALVITSVTSLQGAAAQGEGHVEENGLQIASSFSLNPDAPSGRPPASFNPGRGSGPDGQLVQNGDAGEHNRTDSWISQSASVPRSQKQAGVDALPAASSLPKAPGQTSSQPRTVKVTCANCKKPLKKGQTAYQRKGSTHLFCSTTCLSAFSHKPAPKKSCTMCKKDITNMKGTIVAQVDSSESFQEFCSTGCLGAYESKQNPPKSILKTKCTVCGKLTEIRHEVSFKTVTHKICSDTCFNVYRRANGLIMNCCEQCGDYLPSRASANHFLLVDGQQKRFCCQNCIRDFKQAHSKLATCLTCKTLIKTGEVLHSIGAGGTMGSFCSVSCMNKGKLASTSFINTEPSCHFCKKNSLPQYQATLPEGNILNFCSSPCVTKFQNAALLTTTNGETALSTTNNTTSVTLKCNYCRGAFSLKPETLEWQDKVHQFCSKTCCEDYKKLHCIVTSCEYCQEEKTLHEMVKFSGVKRPFCSEGCKLLFKQDFIKRLGLKCVSCNHCSQLCKRGVTRQLGGMTRDFCGEACAKKFNDWYFKAARCDCCKVQGSLTESVMWRSEMKHFCDQECLLKFYCQQNEPIMVTQRGPENATLGYEMQTKLGLVSQGTAAYGGPMRDVKNKAVLCKPLTLTKATYCKPHMQSKLLQTDVDDGVKREYIPVPIPVPVFIPVPMNMYSQLAPAALSLPVPVPVPVFLPTTLQGAEQIVQTIRELKNEVSSDLPSTAEMTAEDQKPDEKLVEASSSCSEEEEKEEKQQQQEEEKEEKQQEEEEKEEAKQQQQQEEEEKQQQQEEEEKQQQQQQQEEEEEVEEVKQDESDKKKEEKLEEEVEKTEGEEDDDDLYEPDLDLEADFPQASDPVPVLEAVDEDLGCSLPAILAEEEKEEKEEKEEKEESATPPHPERRGNKRRALEEASDGGASRPKERRPGGRSLPLKARYGVNAWKRWALSPSDPSEDTDAKDGSRPARARSNLLLLSSEELNAALSRFVGEVCRPSGERYSADSILYLVLGIQQHLHTKGRTDDLFGDPSYWRFGEELNKVLKDWQPSVLPDGSLWGRVEERCLWSSGQLGEQSPAALLRSLVYLNTKHLGLRTVEQHLRLSFANVYGPDAIHPVAAETAACVLAPAISQDHHGQTESRKRKRTLEDGDQDDDSGGSAARSPVEKRECRLYDLYRSKCPASLRERLDVFYVQPDPDRRPDDPLWFSSTPLERRFLEGLLARVLLVRDVYTDRRRLEEGEGDGGE, encoded by the exons ATGGAAGGGGAGTCAGAACCCAACCCCGCCGCGGCGGAAGAGGCAGCAGGGGAGCGGGTGGAGCCCATGGATGCCACTCCCTCCCCCGAGCGACCGGCCGCAGCCCCCTCGAGGGAGgcggtttccatggcaacaaaacaAGAAGGGGAAGAAGTCGTTGACGAGGCCCCGAAGGAGGTCGGCGGggaggacgatgacgacgacgTGGTTctcctgggggaggaggaggatccccAGCCTTCTGCCGCGACCCCCACCAGAGACGCGCCCGCCCCGGACCGCCTGGAGCCGGCCGAGACGGCAGAAGTTTCCACGCCGGGTTCTCCCATCTCCTTCAGCCTGTCGTCccccgcgccgccgccgcccaccgCAGAGGCGGAGCCCATCGTCAttgacgacgaggaggaggacagcgagCAGAGGAGCGCGCCGGCCTCCCCACCGCCGCGCCCAGGGGGCGCCTTCGAGTCGCGCTCGCCGGGCGCGCTCAGCAGCCCCGAGGCCGAGTCGGAGATCAGGATCGCCAGCGTCACCACGCTGGGGGCCGGTGGTCGGGGGCACGCCGCCGCCGAGTCCACGCCGGCACAGTTGAGGGACGCGCAGGACGACATGGCGCTGGTCATCACCTCGGTGACCTCGCTGCAGGGCGCAGCCGCG CAGGGCGAGGGCCACGTGGAGGAGAACGGCCTGCAGATCGCCAGCTCCTTCAGCCTGAACCCCGACGCCCCGTCGGGCCGACCCCCCGCCTCCTTCAACCCCGGGAGGGGCTCCGGGCCCGATGGCCAGCTGGTGCAGAACGGAGACGCGGGGGAGCACAACAGGACAG actCGTGGATCTCCCAGTCGGCCTCGGTCCCCCGCAGCCAGAAACAGGCGGGGGTCGACGCTCTGCCGGCGGCCTCCTCCCTGCCCAAAGCGCCCGGCCAGACTTCATCGCAGCCCCGGACGGTCAAG GTGACCTGCGCCAACTGCAAGAAGCCGCTGAAGAAAGGCCAGACGGCCTACCAGCGCAAAGGCTCCACCCACCTGTTCTGCTCCACCACCTGCCTCTCCGCCTTCTCCCACAAGCCCGCCCCCAAGAAGAGCTGCACCATGTGCAAAAA GGACATCACCAACATGAAGGGCACCATCGTGGCCCAGGTGGACTCCAGCGAGTCCTTCCAGGAGTTCTGCAGCACGGGCTGCCTCGGCGCCTACGAGAGCAAGCAGAACCCCCCCAAATCCATCCTCAAGACCAAATGCACCGTCTGCGGGAAGCTCACTGAG ATCCGGCACGAGGTCAGCTTCAAGACCGTGACCCACAAGATCTGCAGCGACACGTGCTTCAACGTGTACCGCCGGGCCAACGGGCTCATCATGAACTGCTGCGAGCAGTGCGGCGACTACCTGCCCAGCCGCGCCTCGGCCAACCACTTCCTGCTGGTGGACGGCCAGCAGAAGCGCTTCTGCTGCCAGAACTGCATCCGGGACTTCAAGCAG GCTCACAGTAAACTGGCCACGTGCCTCACTTGCAAAACGCTGATCAAGACGGGCGAGGTTCTGCACAGCATCGGGGCGGGCGGCACCATGGGCTCCTTCTGCTCCGTCAGCTGCATGAACAAGGGCAAGCtggcctccacctccttcatca acacTGAGCCGTCGTGTCACTTCTGCAAGAAGAACTCGTTACCGCAGTACCAGGCCACGCTGCCAGAGGGGAACATCCTCAACTTCTGCAGCTCTCCGTGTGTCACCAAGTTccag aATGCCGCTCTTCTAACGACCACCAACGGAGAGACGGCGCTCTCCACCACGAACAACACGACCAGCGTCACGCTGAAGTGCAACTACTGCCGAGGAGCCTTCAGCCTGAAGCCCGAGACCCTGGAGTGGCAG GACAAGGTGCACCAGTTCTGCAGCAAGACGTGCTGCGAGGACTACAAGAAGCTGCACTGCATCGTCACCTCCTGCGAGTACTGCCAGGAGGAGAAGACGCTGCACGAGATGGTGAAGTTCTCCGGAGTCAAGAGGCCTTTCTGCAGCGAAG GCTGCAAGCTGCTCTTCAAGCAGGACTTCATAAAGCGCCTGGGTCTGAAGTGCGTCAGCTGCAACCACTGCAGCCAGCTGTGCAAGAGGGGCGTGACCCGGCAGCTGGGCGGCATGACGCGGGACTTCTGCGGCGAGGCCTGCGCCAAGAAGTTCAACGACTGGTACTTCAAG GCGGCGCGCTGCGACTGCTGCAAGGTTCAGGGGAGCCTGACGGAGTCGGTGATGTGGAGGTCTGAGATGAAGCACTTCTGCGACCAGGAGTGTTTGCTGAAGTTCTACTGCCAGCAGAACGAGCCCATCATGGTCACGCAGAGGGGCCCCGAGAACGCCACCCTGG GTTATGAAATGCAAACCAAACTTGGG CTGGTGAGCCAGGGCACGGCGGCGTACGGCGGTCCGATGCGGGACGTGAAGAACAAGGCGGTCCTCTGCAAGCCGCTCACGCTGACCAAGGCCACGTACTGCAAGCCCCACATGCAGAGCAAGCTTCTGCAGACCG acgTAGACGACGGTGTGAAGAGGGAGTACATTCCTGTCCCCATCCCCGTCCCCGTCTTCATCCCCGTGCCCATGAACATGTACTCTCAGCTGGCTCCCGCTGCGCTCTCTCTGCCCGTTCCG GTGCCCGTCCCGGTGTTCCTGCCCACCACCCTGCAGGGGGCGGAGCAGATCGTCCAGACCATCAGGGAGCTGAAGAACGAGGTGTCCTCCGACCTGCCCTCCACGGCGGAGATGACCGCGGAGGACCAGAAGCCAG ACGAGAAGCTCGTGgaggcctccagcagctgctctgaggaagaggagaaggaggagaagcagcagcagcaggaggaggagaaggaggagaagcagcaggaggaggaggagaaggaggaggcgaagcagcagcagcagcaggaggaggaggagaagcagcagcagcaggaggaggaggagaagcagcagcagcagcagcagcaggaggaggaggaggaggtagaagaAGTGAAGCAGGACGAGTCTgacaagaagaaggaagaaaagttggaggaagaggtggagaagacggagggcgaggaggacgacgacgacctGTATGAGCCTGACCTGGACCTGGAGGCAGACTTCCCTCAAG CCTCAGACCCCGTCCCGGTCCTTGAAGCAGTGGACGAGGACCTGGGCTGCTCTCTTCCTGCCAtcctggctgaggaggagaaggaagagaaggaggagaaggaggagaaggaggagtcgGCGACTCCACCGCACCCCGAGAGACGA GGCAACAAGAGGCGGGCGCTGGAGGAGGCCTCGGATGGAGGGGCTTCCCGTCCCAAGGAGAGGCGCCCGGGAGGTCGCTCGCTACCTCTCAAAGCTCGCTACGGGGTCAACGCCTGGAAGCGCTGGGCGCTGTCCCCCTCCGACCCATCGGAGGACACCGACGCAAAGGACGGCTCCAGACCCG CTCGGGCGAGGagcaacctgctgctgctgagctcgGAGGAGCTGAACGCCGCTCTGTCGCGGTTCGTCGGGGAGGTGTGCCGACCCAGCGGGGAGCGCTACTCTGCAGACAGCATCCTCTACCTCGTTCTGGGCATCCAGCAG CACCTTCACACCAAAGGCCGGACGGATGACCTGTTTGGGGACCCGAGCTACTGGCGGTTCGGGGAAGAGCTCAACAAGGTTCTGAAGGACTGGCAGCCCAGCGTGCTCCCTGATG GCTCCCTGTGGGGCCGGGTGGAGGAGCGCTGCCTGTGGAGCAGCGGGCAGCTCGGGGAGCAGAGTCCGGCTGCCCTGCTGCGCTCGCTGGTCTACCTGAACACCAAACACCTGGGCCTGCGCACCGTGGAGCAGCACCTCCGCCTCTCCTTCGCCAACGTGTACGGCCCCGACGCCATCCACCCCGTCGCCGCGGAGACGGCAGCCTGCGTCCTCGCGCCCGCCATCTCTCAGGATCACCACG GGCAAACTGAgtcgaggaagaggaagcgcaCGTTGGAGGACGGCGATCAGGACGACGACTCGGGGGGCTCGGCGGCCCGAAGCCCGGTGGAGAAGCGCGAGTGTCGCCTGTACGACCTTTACAGATCCAAGTG cccgGCGTCGCTGCGCGAGCGTCTGGACGTCTTCTACGTTCAGCCGGATCCCGACCGCCGCCCCGACGACCCGCTGTGGTTCAGCTCCACGCCGCTGGAGCGGCGCTTCCTGGAGGGCCTCCTCGCCAGAGTCCTCCTGGTCAGGGACGTTTACACGGACAGGCGGCgcctggaggagggggagggggacgggggggagtaG
- the zmym2 gene encoding zinc finger MYM-type protein 2 isoform X1, giving the protein MEGESEPNPAAAEEAAGERVEPMDATPSPERPAAAPSREAVSMATKQEGEEVVDEAPKEVGGEDDDDDVVLLGEEEDPQPSAATPTRDAPAPDRLEPAETAEVSTPGSPISFSLSSPAPPPPTAEAEPIVIDDEEEDSEQRSAPASPPPRPGGAFESRSPGALSSPEAESEIRIASVTTLGAGGRGHAAAESTPAQLRDAQDDMALVITSVTSLQGAAAQGEGHVEENGLQIASSFSLNPDAPSGRPPASFNPGRGSGPDGQLVQNGDAGEHNRTDSWISQSASVPRSQKQAGVDALPAASSLPKAPGQTSSQPRTVKVTCANCKKPLKKGQTAYQRKGSTHLFCSTTCLSAFSHKPAPKKSCTMCKKDITNMKGTIVAQVDSSESFQEFCSTGCLGAYESKQNPPKSILKTKCTVCGKLTEIRHEVSFKTVTHKICSDTCFNVYRRANGLIMNCCEQCGDYLPSRASANHFLLVDGQQKRFCCQNCIRDFKQAHSKLATCLTCKTLIKTGEVLHSIGAGGTMGSFCSVSCMNKGKLASTSFINTEPSCHFCKKNSLPQYQATLPEGNILNFCSSPCVTKFQNAALLTTTNGETALSTTNNTTSVTLKCNYCRGAFSLKPETLEWQDKVHQFCSKTCCEDYKKLHCIVTSCEYCQEEKTLHEMVKFSGVKRPFCSEGCKLLFKQDFIKRLGLKCVSCNHCSQLCKRGVTRQLGGMTRDFCGEACAKKFNDWYFKAARCDCCKVQGSLTESVMWRSEMKHFCDQECLLKFYCQQNEPIMVTQRGPENATLGYEMQTKLGLVSQGTAAYGGPMRDVKNKAVLCKPLTLTKATYCKPHMQSKLLQTDVDDGVKREYIPVPIPVPVFIPVPMNMYSQLAPAALSLPVPVPVPVFLPTTLQGAEQIVQTIRELKNEVSSDLPSTAEMTAEDQKPDEKLVEASSSCSEEEEKEEKQQQQEEEKEEKQQEEEEKEEAKQQQQQEEEEKQQQQEEEEKQQQQQQQEEEEEVEEVKQDESDKKKEEKLEEEVEKTEGEEDDDDLYEPDLDLEADFPQGKGCSASDPVPVLEAVDEDLGCSLPAILAEEEKEEKEEKEEKEESATPPHPERRGNKRRALEEASDGGASRPKERRPGGRSLPLKARYGVNAWKRWALSPSDPSEDTDAKDGSRPARARSNLLLLSSEELNAALSRFVGEVCRPSGERYSADSILYLVLGIQQHLHTKGRTDDLFGDPSYWRFGEELNKVLKDWQPSVLPDGSLWGRVEERCLWSSGQLGEQSPAALLRSLVYLNTKHLGLRTVEQHLRLSFANVYGPDAIHPVAAETAACVLAPAISQDHHGQTESRKRKRTLEDGDQDDDSGGSAARSPVEKRECRLYDLYRSKCPASLRERLDVFYVQPDPDRRPDDPLWFSSTPLERRFLEGLLARVLLVRDVYTDRRRLEEGEGDGGE; this is encoded by the exons ATGGAAGGGGAGTCAGAACCCAACCCCGCCGCGGCGGAAGAGGCAGCAGGGGAGCGGGTGGAGCCCATGGATGCCACTCCCTCCCCCGAGCGACCGGCCGCAGCCCCCTCGAGGGAGgcggtttccatggcaacaaaacaAGAAGGGGAAGAAGTCGTTGACGAGGCCCCGAAGGAGGTCGGCGGggaggacgatgacgacgacgTGGTTctcctgggggaggaggaggatccccAGCCTTCTGCCGCGACCCCCACCAGAGACGCGCCCGCCCCGGACCGCCTGGAGCCGGCCGAGACGGCAGAAGTTTCCACGCCGGGTTCTCCCATCTCCTTCAGCCTGTCGTCccccgcgccgccgccgcccaccgCAGAGGCGGAGCCCATCGTCAttgacgacgaggaggaggacagcgagCAGAGGAGCGCGCCGGCCTCCCCACCGCCGCGCCCAGGGGGCGCCTTCGAGTCGCGCTCGCCGGGCGCGCTCAGCAGCCCCGAGGCCGAGTCGGAGATCAGGATCGCCAGCGTCACCACGCTGGGGGCCGGTGGTCGGGGGCACGCCGCCGCCGAGTCCACGCCGGCACAGTTGAGGGACGCGCAGGACGACATGGCGCTGGTCATCACCTCGGTGACCTCGCTGCAGGGCGCAGCCGCG CAGGGCGAGGGCCACGTGGAGGAGAACGGCCTGCAGATCGCCAGCTCCTTCAGCCTGAACCCCGACGCCCCGTCGGGCCGACCCCCCGCCTCCTTCAACCCCGGGAGGGGCTCCGGGCCCGATGGCCAGCTGGTGCAGAACGGAGACGCGGGGGAGCACAACAGGACAG actCGTGGATCTCCCAGTCGGCCTCGGTCCCCCGCAGCCAGAAACAGGCGGGGGTCGACGCTCTGCCGGCGGCCTCCTCCCTGCCCAAAGCGCCCGGCCAGACTTCATCGCAGCCCCGGACGGTCAAG GTGACCTGCGCCAACTGCAAGAAGCCGCTGAAGAAAGGCCAGACGGCCTACCAGCGCAAAGGCTCCACCCACCTGTTCTGCTCCACCACCTGCCTCTCCGCCTTCTCCCACAAGCCCGCCCCCAAGAAGAGCTGCACCATGTGCAAAAA GGACATCACCAACATGAAGGGCACCATCGTGGCCCAGGTGGACTCCAGCGAGTCCTTCCAGGAGTTCTGCAGCACGGGCTGCCTCGGCGCCTACGAGAGCAAGCAGAACCCCCCCAAATCCATCCTCAAGACCAAATGCACCGTCTGCGGGAAGCTCACTGAG ATCCGGCACGAGGTCAGCTTCAAGACCGTGACCCACAAGATCTGCAGCGACACGTGCTTCAACGTGTACCGCCGGGCCAACGGGCTCATCATGAACTGCTGCGAGCAGTGCGGCGACTACCTGCCCAGCCGCGCCTCGGCCAACCACTTCCTGCTGGTGGACGGCCAGCAGAAGCGCTTCTGCTGCCAGAACTGCATCCGGGACTTCAAGCAG GCTCACAGTAAACTGGCCACGTGCCTCACTTGCAAAACGCTGATCAAGACGGGCGAGGTTCTGCACAGCATCGGGGCGGGCGGCACCATGGGCTCCTTCTGCTCCGTCAGCTGCATGAACAAGGGCAAGCtggcctccacctccttcatca acacTGAGCCGTCGTGTCACTTCTGCAAGAAGAACTCGTTACCGCAGTACCAGGCCACGCTGCCAGAGGGGAACATCCTCAACTTCTGCAGCTCTCCGTGTGTCACCAAGTTccag aATGCCGCTCTTCTAACGACCACCAACGGAGAGACGGCGCTCTCCACCACGAACAACACGACCAGCGTCACGCTGAAGTGCAACTACTGCCGAGGAGCCTTCAGCCTGAAGCCCGAGACCCTGGAGTGGCAG GACAAGGTGCACCAGTTCTGCAGCAAGACGTGCTGCGAGGACTACAAGAAGCTGCACTGCATCGTCACCTCCTGCGAGTACTGCCAGGAGGAGAAGACGCTGCACGAGATGGTGAAGTTCTCCGGAGTCAAGAGGCCTTTCTGCAGCGAAG GCTGCAAGCTGCTCTTCAAGCAGGACTTCATAAAGCGCCTGGGTCTGAAGTGCGTCAGCTGCAACCACTGCAGCCAGCTGTGCAAGAGGGGCGTGACCCGGCAGCTGGGCGGCATGACGCGGGACTTCTGCGGCGAGGCCTGCGCCAAGAAGTTCAACGACTGGTACTTCAAG GCGGCGCGCTGCGACTGCTGCAAGGTTCAGGGGAGCCTGACGGAGTCGGTGATGTGGAGGTCTGAGATGAAGCACTTCTGCGACCAGGAGTGTTTGCTGAAGTTCTACTGCCAGCAGAACGAGCCCATCATGGTCACGCAGAGGGGCCCCGAGAACGCCACCCTGG GTTATGAAATGCAAACCAAACTTGGG CTGGTGAGCCAGGGCACGGCGGCGTACGGCGGTCCGATGCGGGACGTGAAGAACAAGGCGGTCCTCTGCAAGCCGCTCACGCTGACCAAGGCCACGTACTGCAAGCCCCACATGCAGAGCAAGCTTCTGCAGACCG acgTAGACGACGGTGTGAAGAGGGAGTACATTCCTGTCCCCATCCCCGTCCCCGTCTTCATCCCCGTGCCCATGAACATGTACTCTCAGCTGGCTCCCGCTGCGCTCTCTCTGCCCGTTCCG GTGCCCGTCCCGGTGTTCCTGCCCACCACCCTGCAGGGGGCGGAGCAGATCGTCCAGACCATCAGGGAGCTGAAGAACGAGGTGTCCTCCGACCTGCCCTCCACGGCGGAGATGACCGCGGAGGACCAGAAGCCAG ACGAGAAGCTCGTGgaggcctccagcagctgctctgaggaagaggagaaggaggagaagcagcagcagcaggaggaggagaaggaggagaagcagcaggaggaggaggagaaggaggaggcgaagcagcagcagcagcaggaggaggaggagaagcagcagcagcaggaggaggaggagaagcagcagcagcagcagcagcaggaggaggaggaggaggtagaagaAGTGAAGCAGGACGAGTCTgacaagaagaaggaagaaaagttggaggaagaggtggagaagacggagggcgaggaggacgacgacgacctGTATGAGCCTGACCTGGACCTGGAGGCAGACTTCCCTCAAGGTAAAGGCTGCTCAG CCTCAGACCCCGTCCCGGTCCTTGAAGCAGTGGACGAGGACCTGGGCTGCTCTCTTCCTGCCAtcctggctgaggaggagaaggaagagaaggaggagaaggaggagaaggaggagtcgGCGACTCCACCGCACCCCGAGAGACGA GGCAACAAGAGGCGGGCGCTGGAGGAGGCCTCGGATGGAGGGGCTTCCCGTCCCAAGGAGAGGCGCCCGGGAGGTCGCTCGCTACCTCTCAAAGCTCGCTACGGGGTCAACGCCTGGAAGCGCTGGGCGCTGTCCCCCTCCGACCCATCGGAGGACACCGACGCAAAGGACGGCTCCAGACCCG CTCGGGCGAGGagcaacctgctgctgctgagctcgGAGGAGCTGAACGCCGCTCTGTCGCGGTTCGTCGGGGAGGTGTGCCGACCCAGCGGGGAGCGCTACTCTGCAGACAGCATCCTCTACCTCGTTCTGGGCATCCAGCAG CACCTTCACACCAAAGGCCGGACGGATGACCTGTTTGGGGACCCGAGCTACTGGCGGTTCGGGGAAGAGCTCAACAAGGTTCTGAAGGACTGGCAGCCCAGCGTGCTCCCTGATG GCTCCCTGTGGGGCCGGGTGGAGGAGCGCTGCCTGTGGAGCAGCGGGCAGCTCGGGGAGCAGAGTCCGGCTGCCCTGCTGCGCTCGCTGGTCTACCTGAACACCAAACACCTGGGCCTGCGCACCGTGGAGCAGCACCTCCGCCTCTCCTTCGCCAACGTGTACGGCCCCGACGCCATCCACCCCGTCGCCGCGGAGACGGCAGCCTGCGTCCTCGCGCCCGCCATCTCTCAGGATCACCACG GGCAAACTGAgtcgaggaagaggaagcgcaCGTTGGAGGACGGCGATCAGGACGACGACTCGGGGGGCTCGGCGGCCCGAAGCCCGGTGGAGAAGCGCGAGTGTCGCCTGTACGACCTTTACAGATCCAAGTG cccgGCGTCGCTGCGCGAGCGTCTGGACGTCTTCTACGTTCAGCCGGATCCCGACCGCCGCCCCGACGACCCGCTGTGGTTCAGCTCCACGCCGCTGGAGCGGCGCTTCCTGGAGGGCCTCCTCGCCAGAGTCCTCCTGGTCAGGGACGTTTACACGGACAGGCGGCgcctggaggagggggagggggacgggggggagtaG